aattttttcctcttagccattcttgggtgtttttagcggtgtgttttgggtcattgtcctgttgcaagacccatgacctgcgactgagaccaagctttctgacactggctagtacatttctctctagaattccttgatagtcttgagatttcattgtaccctgcacagattcaagacaccctgtgccagacgcagcaaagcagccccagaacataacagagcctcctccatgtttcacagtagggacagtgttcttttcttgatatgcttcattttttcgtctgtgaacatacagctgatgtgccttggcaaaaacttcgatttttgtctcatctgtccacaggacattctcccagaagctttgtggcttgtcaacatgtagtttggcatattccagtcttgcttttttatgattcgttttcaacaatggtgtcctccttggtcgtctcccatgtagtccactttggctcaaacaacgacggatggtgcgatctgacactgatgttccttgagcatgaagttcaccttgaatctctttagaagtctttctaggctcttttgttaccattcggattatccgtctcttagatttgtcatcaattttcctcctgcggccacgtccagggaggttggctacagtcccatggatcttaaacttatgaataatatgtgcaactgtactcacaggaacatctagttgcttggagatggtcttatagcctttacctttaacatgcttgtctataattttctttctgatctcttgagacagctctttcctttgcttcctctggtccatgtcgagtgtggtacacaccatatcaccaaacaacacagtgattacctggagccatatatataggcccaatggctgattacaaggttgtagacacctgtgatgctaattagtggacacaccttgaattaacatgtccctttggtcacattatgttctgtgttttctaggggtaccatcatttttgtccatgcctgtttcatgagtttatttttttacataattctgttgaagcatggttgaaaaacaatgtctgactttcattggttaacatttatagaattttaatttattattacttttgtcagattaaagttatttctgtgaccattgtgactttttctttcattgaccaaagggtaccaacaattttgtccacgtctgtatatccatgcatgcctgcaaacacgtgcgggcatgtatggtatatatatgcatacattaaccaccgcatcatggggtgatgtgcgcagatgtgcccagcatctgcgcacgtctgcccatggtgatccccaggggctcatggtggcccctgtgggaaatatgtggtccctggaagctgtgcccccttataatcccccttatattagtatatatgtgcccccttatatgtgtccccttatagttagtatatatttcctgtatgaccgtgtatatattggccctgtatggcaagtggggacatatgcatgtcccctgtatgtgatgctCCAGATATATGtgagggtgtgtgtatatatagatatgtgtgtatgtatttgcacacgtgtctatgtatatacacttatgtcagcatgacagtatgtatgtgggcttattgctgcccattcatacccccggttcaattccaactgttatcaacagagttgtttagagaaaaacttgtgctgatagcctgtaggattACAGCTGATTAGCATCTAGTCCCCTTTTGTTCAGGCCCAAAGCAATCAGACTCTTTGGCACCATTTGTGAGGGGACCttctaaccagagacatcaaaaaccacactatgatgtcacatgcctgaggaaggaggagggggctgttttggggctataataacccaaaccgaacagaggtgggcctcttgcaaccagactagattcagagacacatgggagagagcggCTCCATGATGACCGCCTGGAAGAGGCCTATTAACGCTGGAAGGATTAAGTATATCCCCTGACCCCCGACCGCTATATCTCTCCCCTGGTTAACCCACACCCCTGGTCCTGTAACCCCTATATTTGTGTCCCTGATGTGCACCTTGGGCCCTGCCTTATAACCCTTGCCCCTGATGTGCACCTTGGGCCCTGCCTTATTACCCTTGCCCCTGATGGGTACCCTGGGCCCTGATTACTGGACCCCCTGACCCCCCAAACCCTTGCCTTATTGTATCCTTGTTTGTACCCCTGATCCCACTGGTTCCCCTAATTGTATTTGTGGTTACACCCCCCTGATGGCCCCCACTGTATCTCACcccattgttaaccctttgtgtttgtggtcggcttacacccctgtaaggccaccgttaaccctcgacgtaccccatagggatagtatatagtgccaggtgggtgggttgttaatgttacttgtatgtgtgtattgtatagttagtttatgggtggaatttgggaacgtgtagtgtagtggagtactgtgtatttagtgttgtgtaattactgtattgcgtgcttggtgtattaaataccgttatatttgtaccctttgtgtagtgtatacttgttagcggtagtgagtaaggcgcatgcagttagtatagtgattagtgtaaagcatagcgaaagtattgtgtatttattatataaaggtataaataggcggagtcttcactagacggctcctcctatttaggaatattaattatcgatattcgcataatattggtgattaatattccccctttacatgcACTCTCCCATCACAGCAAGGTGTTAGTAGCCGTGGGTTTACCGAACATCTTAGTGATGATTTTTCTGGATCCGTCAATGCTGATGGATAGATCCAGAAAGGGCAGTTGAGTGCTGTTAATTTCACTCGTGAAAAAAAGGCCCAAATCGTTTTTTATTGAGTTGTATCACAAACTCATTAAAGGCCGTACTggtgccgttccacaaaatgaACACGTCGTCTATAAATCTGAGCCATAAGATAATAGACGACGTCCACTATTCCATGGTCTCGCTGAATACATGttctctctcccaccagcccaggtagaggttggcaTACGTCGGCGCACATGGACTTCCCAttgccactcccctgagctggtggtagaacttGCGATCAAATGTGAACACATTATGGCTCAAAATAAATTCGAGCAGATCAATCACAAAGCCATTGTGATTTGCCAGATGTGACCCCCTTTCTGTTAAAAAGGCCCCCACTGCCTGGCAACCCCTATCATGGGGTATCGAGCTATAAAGAGTCTCTACATCAAGGCTTGCCAGTAAGGTACCTGGATCACAGTAGACATCATTAAGTCGTCTCAGGACGTCCTATTAAAGGGTATCACACCTGCAAGACTagactattattttttttctcttaaagaGAGCAATGAAACATTTTACTGCTTGCAAACATGGTACCAGACGATCTTTTACTTTTGACTTCTTATGTTATTTTATCACACTCATTATTGCTGCCAGGGTTTTTAACttagacaacccctataaaaaaaactaatataggcTTGTCAAATAATCAAGCCGCAACTTGAAAATGGGAGTCAACTCTGATCTCCAGGCttctgagacaagaggtgtagtGCACAAAAATAATCTTTGTTGAATAGTTTGTAAACACTGACTCATTTAATTAAGCCCTTGTTTTTTAAATATGAAATCCTAAACAGTTTTtctgtgaatactaaatctatcCTGCTGCTTTAGAATGGATGTCTTCACAGATAACAAGGTTTTTAAACTATTTCACAGTTTATAGATATAAGCCACCTGAAAAAAACTGTTACTATGTATTATGAGGACTATgttaattttctatatttctgcatacatttgacctaaaactacatcagatttccacacaagtcctaaaaataGATAAGCATATAACTAAAttaaacaaatgagtcaaaaatatcaGACTTGTCCTCTTATTATTTTGCCGCCATCCTAGAGGGGCGCTCCTTCCTCCTGTCTATGAAATTGCGCGGCGGCAGCGGACTTTTCGCTCTGTCACCCCGGTGTTAAACTCTTGCAAGAATGGCCAACATAGACAACAAAGACCAGCCAGAATTTGATCAGCAAAAGATGGAAGATGTGGAAGAAGTTGAAGACGAAGAAACTGGAGAGGATGCGAACAGTAAAGCCAGGCAATTGACTGCGCAAATGATGCAGAATCCTCAGATTCTAGCTGCTCTTCAAGAAAGGTTAGATGACCTTGTAGGTACCCCTACAGGATATATTGAAAGTTTGCCTAAAATAGTTAAAAGAAGAGTGAATGCGCTTAAAAACCTTCAAGTTAAATGTGCTCAAATTGAAGCTAAATTCTATGAAGAGATCCATGCGCTGGAAAGGAAATACGCAGATTTATATCAACCACTCTTTGACAAGAGAAGTGAAATCATAAATGCCATATATGAGCCTACAGAAGAGGAGTGTGAATGGAAAGTAGATGAAGAGGAAGAAATTTCAGATCTGAAAGAGAAGGCGAAGGTAGAAGATGAAAAAAAAGATGAAGAGAAGGAGGACCCTAAAGGAATTCCAGAATTTtggttagactactttcacacttgcgcttgatcggatccgttctgaacggatccgatcatattaatgcagatggaggctccgttcagtacggatccgtctgcattaataacttagaaaaaattctaagtgtgaaagcagcctgagcggatccgttcagactttcaatgtaaagtcaatgggggacggatccgcttgaagattgagccatatggtgacatcttcaagcggatccgttcccattgacttacattgtaagtctgaacggatccgctcgcctccgcacggccagctgaacgctgcaagcagcgttcagctgtccgcctgtccgtgcggaggcgagcaaggcggaggctgaacgccgccagactgatgcagtctgaggagatccgctccattcagactgcatcagggctggacggaggcgtttgggtccgctcgtgagctccttcaaacggagctcacgaacggacccattcacgctagtgtgaaagtagccttaaccgtaTTTAAAAATGTCGATCTCCTTAGTGACCTGGTTCAGGAGCATGATGAACCAATCCTGAAGCACTTAAAAGATATTAAAGTAAAATTTTCAGATGTTGGTCAACCAATGAGTTTCACTTTAGAATTCCACTTTGAGCCAAATGAGTTTTTCACAAATGAAGTTTTGACAAAATCGTACAAAATGAGATCAGAGCCTGATGAGGCTGATCCATTTTCTTTTGATGGACCAGAAATAATGGGCTGTACAGGGTGCCAGATTGACTGGAAAAAGGGTAAAAATGTTACTTTAAAAACAATTAAGAAGAAACAAAAACATAAGGGCCGTGGTACAGTAAGGACTGTCACAAAAACTGTTCCAAATGACTCATTCTTCAATTTCTTCTGTCCTCCTGAAGTACCGGAAAATggagaattggatgatgatgcagAAGCAATACTTACTGCCGACTTTGAAATAGGACACTTTCTGCGTGAGCGTATAATTCCCCGATCTGTTCTTTACTTCACGGGTGAAGCTATTGAAGATGATGACGACGATTATGATGAAGAAGGTGAagaagcagaagaggaagcagatgAAGAAAATGATCCAGATTATGAACCGAAGAAAGATCAATACCCAGCTGAGTGCAAGCAGCAATGAAGCGGTGTGTACGTGGCCTTGAGGATTACCTGCACTCTAATAAGTTAAACTCTTAGTTACTTACAGCCTTATGTTTTGTATCTTGGTAGAATAAAGTAAAcaatttttgttaaaaaaatatataaaatttaaacCTCTAAAAATCTGTTTAAATGGTAAGATCTTTGGACTTAGTATTAAGTGTACTTTCCTGCCAGGTATGTAATAGGATGCAGAAATCCCTTTAAAGCATGTTCTTCACTGCTTCATAGTCTTGGTTCTTGTGAAGTCTTTGCCATGTACATCGCAGCAGTTCTGATTCATCACAGCTGCCGTCAATCTCTTTAGCTCAAACTCCTAAGGAACCAAAGTCTCTTCTCAGCCCAGTAGTTCAAACAGGTGTAAGTAGCTTGCAATATGCTGTTCTAGAATTACAGTTATTACCTTGGAAATGGTACATTCAATAACTTATCCTTGCAATTGACACATGTCCATTGATCATATCTGCTTGCTATGCTATggatttttgtattttatgtgaCTGTGATCTACAAAGCAATCTGATGGTCAACATAACAAGGTTACTGTTTACCACTGGGGTGTGAATAAAACCTAGtattttcaggaaaaaaaataaaaaataaatcagactTGATATAAAAAAAGTaggaaaaaagtttaaaaaaagaaattaaagttTTTGGTAAATTAAAAGCACCTTTTCTCCTCATCAAgctatttattatttaaaaaaaatagacatattagatatcaccaTTTCCATAAtggcctgccctataaaaatatcacatggactACAGgtgaatgaaataaaaaataaataaaaatggtgccagagCAGCCATTTTTTGGCCTCATAAAAAGCATCTAAGGAGAGGCTCCCTCTCTGACACCCTTAGCTATCTACAAAGCAGTCTCAGGGTACCTATGGTTGCCATGGCATCGGGAAGCCTTGTACAGAAGCCTAGGTGGCCCAGCCCTAGACTGGGTGTCTTAGGCAACAGTCAATGTGTAAACTGACAGGTTCAGTGCAGAACAATGAACCAGCAATTTGagcctcaaaagttgaagtcccctagtgggacaaaaataaaaagtaggaaaaaggttaaaaaaatatagatattagatataaccATGTCCGTGGTGACCTGTCCTATAACAATATTGCATAacctaccccatcaggtgaatgccataaaaaataaataaatatggtgcAGAACAGTCATTTTGTGGCCTCATAAAAGGATATTGAACGATCAaaaaagtactatgtaccccaaaatggtacaaatgaaaacctcacctcatcgcagaaaaaaattagccctcacacaagaccattgccaaagaaataaataaaatatagctctcagaaatcAGCAAAACAAAAGCATGATTTTTAAAATGTCTTTAAAAATTTTGgaatttgtttttctttaaattatagcagctcatcctgcaaaaaaaaaaacctcgcaCAGTGCAgtcgaaagaaaaaaaatggttccCAGAAGATAGCATTACTGGTACCCCTGAAGAAAACTTGCAACTTGCAATCATTTAGCACCATCCCCTGCTCATTCATTTCTGAAAAATATCTGtggtgtcaaaatgctcactccaccccttgataaataacttgaggggtgtaatttccaaaatggagtcacttattGGGGGTTTCTATTGTATGGGTAACTTGTAGCTCCAAAAGCAAAATGGTGACCCTTCGCTTCCTATCCCTGCCATGTGGTCAGCAGCAGGTTAATTTcacattaccgtatttttcaccctataaggggGGAAAACattagtgtgtcttatggggtgaatacagggcaaaaaaatcaaaaatgttCGGCACATTGCTTGTGGCTGCTACATCACAGGCTGTGATGCATAGGAATAGCAGCCTGCAATGTACCCGACATCTTTCCCTGTGTGTTCCCTGAAGAGGGAGAACCCAACGGCCGCTGCGAGTGCTGGTTTATAGGGACCGGACAGCCACAGCTGGTGCAGGCTGACAGGGACCGGACGGCCAAGGCGGATGCTGGTTGCATGATCTTGCTTTTGCAGGGAGACCATGAGCGGGTGCACTGGAGCAGGCAGACGATAGGCGGAGTAGTCTTTTCTGTCACACATGCCTGCTCTGCCTCTAACTCTTCACACATGCCTGCTCCTGTGTACGTGCCCTGGTAGCTGTGTTGTGCTGTGCCCGAAACCTTCAACAAAAGGTACCCCTAATAAATTCACCCCTTATTAAAGTGTCAATGTGTCACTGGATCCCCTCCCCACCCCCCCAATAAGTGTGTTAGCATAAGATTACCCTCATAAACTTGTGTCAGTGGCAGATTACCCCCATAACGTTGTCAGCggcagatcccccaataacactgTCAGtggcagatccccccataacactgtatcACAGCAGACTACCCCAAAACATTGTGTCAGCGGTAAATTTCCCCATAATAGTAT
The genomic region above belongs to Bufo gargarizans isolate SCDJY-AF-19 chromosome 4, ASM1485885v1, whole genome shotgun sequence and contains:
- the LOC122934545 gene encoding nucleosome assembly protein 1-like 1 produces the protein MANIDNKDQPEFDQQKMEDVEEVEDEETGEDANSKARQLTAQMMQNPQILAALQERLDDLVGTPTGYIESLPKIVKRRVNALKNLQVKCAQIEAKFYEEIHALERKYADLYQPLFDKRSEIINAIYEPTEEECEWKVDEEEEISDLKEKAKVEDEKKDEEKEDPKGIPEFWLTVFKNVDLLSDLVQEHDEPILKHLKDIKVKFSDVGQPMSFTLEFHFEPNEFFTNEVLTKSYKMRSEPDEADPFSFDGPEIMGCTGCQIDWKKGKNVTLKTIKKKQKHKGRGTVRTVTKTVPNDSFFNFFCPPEVPENGELDDDAEAILTADFEIGHFLRERIIPRSVLYFTGEAIEDDDDDYDEEGEEAEEEADEENDPDYEPKKDQYPAECKQQ